GATTGTTATCGGTCACATCACCCAGGATACTGAATTTCTGGTAGGAATTCGCTCCGGCAATCACCTGCTCCAGGGCCCATGGAAACGGATCATCAGACACGACCTGGTTGACTTTGGCGACCGCAGCAAAATTTTCCGCATTACTGCGCTCCTGATTCGCGAACAGGTAGAACACGGTTCCCATGAAGGACAACAGGCTCAGCATGGAAATCACAATCACCAGCGTGGAACCACGGCGCCGTGCCAAAGTATGGTGACGGACTGTCAGGTAAGGTCTCATGATCATCGACTCCATTTAACCGGACTCGGCCCGCCCGACAGAAGGTTCAGCAAACCGATCACGGCAGCTGCTGAACCAAAGTGTATGTCATCAAGTCAGCCGGCAGTTCAGGTCAGTTGAAACGACCGCCGGATTGGTTTAAGTAAAAACGGAACAGCGAGTGTCTTGTGGTTCCATTGCCGGTAACCAGATTATTCGTTTAATCATCCGTGAGTGACAAATTCATCGTGAGTTGTCGTATTTGATCGGATGCCTGATCTTTGACCCGAATCGTCATTCGAACTGACTTCAGTGGTCGGCGATTATCAACGGCTTCCCAAACGACCGTACCATCCGCCACGACTCGGCCGGGAGTCGTCGGCCACGCTGCCGACGGAAGGACGTTGTCGGACGTTCCAGCTTTCACACATATATAGGCAATTTGAAATGCCTGATCAGGTATCGCTGTCGAATCATCCGTCCACTGGAACAAGCCGTCATTACTGACATCCCACCCCTTCGAGGTTGCAACCTTTGGGGGAGCAAAGATCACATTCCCGAATACGTACGGTTCGCCACTCTTCCAGTAGGAAGCGTCACCAGTTGGTGCCAGCGGTGAGGATGGACCAGGAGGGTCGTCGTTTTGCTGTGGAGGATTGTACCGATAAGCAATATACGGTGGTTGTGTCTCGCTGATGTGCCCCGAACCCAGATCGACCTCAGGGTGCCAAGTGTCAAACACAGCCGGTTGTGGAGAACTGGCTGCCGGTGCCAATGGTCCGTATTTGAATTCGGTTCCGGTTCCGGTTTCAATCTGTAAATTTCGACGAATGTGATAGTCACCGACCGCCGAATCCAAATCTCCCAGACCACCATATCCCGGCGTGACATAACGGCCCAGAGCTTCGTCCAAAATTTCGATCCGTAGCTCATGCACGTTCGTCATCAGAACATCTTCCACACGCCGGTGACCACCGCGACCGTGGTCTGTCGGTCCACCATTAAATTGCGTGACAACACCCGTGGTTGCAGGCGTGACTACGGTTCCCACAACATCCATGGGGTTGCCGTTTCCTACCGCTGAAGGTGCCAGCGGCCAGTTAAAATCGGGGTCAGAGGTTTCCGCATGCACAAAGCGGCCGATGAACCGCTGGGTGACGGAAGCGTCATGCTCGCGGGAGAATCCCGTCACTGGATTGAAGCCCCAGCGATATTTGGGGTTGGCAAGCGGGAAGAACCCTGCGGCCGGTTCATTATTCAAAGCGTCGATACCCATAAACAGAGCGTTCGTTGGATGATTATTAACATTTAGAGTGGGCCGGGCTGAGAAATCGAAATGCGTCAGGAAATCATCGCTGTTGACAACGCTACCACCAGCTGAGACGTAAAAGAAACGCCCGCCGCCTGCAGCGCCTGGAGGCACGAGGGGCTTTGACTTGTCGACCAGATACTCGTACCCCTCGGGTTGGGGGGAAGGCCTTGGGGTGGAACTCCTGGGTTGGTTGTGATTACCCGAGGTTTCAATCGGTCCGGGATCCCGCAACAGACTGACCCGGCGGATCAGTTGCCCGTTGCGCAGAAAATACATGAGTTCGGCACCGTTGGAGGCGGCTAGATCATTCACCAAAATATTTTGGTCATCTGCCTCCGGCTGTCCCGGGTTGGACAGAACACCCGTTTGGTGAGACCCCGCACCTAAGGTGACCTCTGCTTCCATATCATACAGCAGTTTGCTGGCACCATAATACATGGCGTCATTCTGGTCCTGCTGGACCAGTTTGGCATCGACCGTGAACTGAATAATGTCATCGTGATAACTGGCCGGATTGTTGGTGCTAATGTAAAGATAGCCGGAGCGTGCCCCGAATGGCGTCGGAGAGGTCGTCGGATCTTCTGTTGGATAATACGGGATGATATTTCGCTGAGTGCGCTTTTGAAAATCACTGCGGACGGTGGTCACCAATGCTCGTGCTCGCTGGTCATTTTGCGCGATCCCTCGCTGGAGCTTAACCGTATCGGTCGCCAATCCTAAGATGGAGACAAACAACGACATGATGAGCAGCACCAGGGTGACAGACACCAGCATTTCAACCAGCGTAAATGCTGATCGGTGGTTGTGACCGATGTGTGGCCTGTGTTTGTTGATCATGCCTTCATCCCGTCGGAGGATTCCATCTGATCTGTGGGGCTAACGGAGCGACTCAGGAAATTCTTTGAAACCCAGTGGATACACTTCAATCACACCTGTGGGGAACATGACTCGACCAAACGTCGACGTATCGTTCCCTTGCAGAACACCATCATCCGAATCGGCACCGGTACTTTCCAACTTACGAATCTGTGTTTCCACGGTGACACGATAATCGTAGACGTCCCAGTTGAAATTCCCTGCTCCGCCAAACGCCGGTTTCTCCTGAACGCTGGTGATGCGATACCAGACGGCGTTCACCACATCGAACGCAAAACCACCTTTTTTCAGTCGGGGTTGGTTCGCTCCGTTGTTTTTCACCCCGATGATATACGTGCCACCCAGGCAATTCGCAGGAAACAGTTCTTCGTCTTTCGTATCGACGCCGTTCTTGAATCGAACAACAACGTCCACGCTGCGAGCGTCTCCATCGGCCCGCCGACGTACTGACAGCATCGTGCTGAATTCACTTGTCCGCCGAGACTGCAACAACACGCGTCCCACAACCCCGTTGAATTCAACCGGCAGGTAACGTGCATCAAATCTTTGGTTGCCGTTGAAATCCAGAGGTGTGGCAACACCAGCTTCGGACCAGCTGGCTTCGATGTCGTTATCTGCACCGCCAATTTCGGTGCCACCGTTCTCCAGGTCCAGGTAGGTCAACGGAAAGGCCTGACTGATACGTTCGTCCGCGTCAAATACCACAATGCGATATTGTTCCGGATCTGGAACCATTCCGACAAAGGGAGTGATTGTGTTCAGTCCCTCCGAACTGCCAACATTCTGCAGATCACTCGCAGTTAAGGCCGCCAGTTTGACTCCGACGATACCCGTACCATCTGTTTCCACAGTCGACGCGACGGTGTCAATCTCCGTGGTCCAGCCATCAGGATGACTGTTGAAACTGACGGCCCGCAGTCGCAACGCACTGGCAACGGTCGTACTGGCAGTCCAGTCAGCACCGCCAGACGTTCTGAGTCCACCTCCAAACCGTGGAATGGAGAACCCGGGCACGGCCACCGGAGAGGCGGCCCCGCTGTTGCCGAAGTATTCAAAACCATCGGGGTAAGACAGACTGGGGACACCTTCCTGAAACTGCTGTGCATACGTGTAAAACCCCAGCCCATCCACAATGTAGTTACGCTGGGCGTTGGTCTGCACATGTTCGGCGTAGTCACCGTCGCGGTCAGGGTCAAAAATCAGCTCTGGAGTCTGAGACAGCACTGCTTCCACGTTGTAGCGCAGGATTGTTGCATTGGTGAGTTGTGTGGCCTGCAGTGTTCTGAGTGCTGC
This portion of the Fuerstiella sp. genome encodes:
- a CDS encoding type II secretion system GspH family protein gives rise to the protein MINKHRPHIGHNHRSAFTLVEMLVSVTLVLLIMSLFVSILGLATDTVKLQRGIAQNDQRARALVTTVRSDFQKRTQRNIIPYYPTEDPTTSPTPFGARSGYLYISTNNPASYHDDIIQFTVDAKLVQQDQNDAMYYGASKLLYDMEAEVTLGAGSHQTGVLSNPGQPEADDQNILVNDLAASNGAELMYFLRNGQLIRRVSLLRDPGPIETSGNHNQPRSSTPRPSPQPEGYEYLVDKSKPLVPPGAAGGGRFFYVSAGGSVVNSDDFLTHFDFSARPTLNVNNHPTNALFMGIDALNNEPAAGFFPLANPKYRWGFNPVTGFSREHDASVTQRFIGRFVHAETSDPDFNWPLAPSAVGNGNPMDVVGTVVTPATTGVVTQFNGGPTDHGRGGHRRVEDVLMTNVHELRIEILDEALGRYVTPGYGGLGDLDSAVGDYHIRRNLQIETGTGTEFKYGPLAPAASSPQPAVFDTWHPEVDLGSGHISETQPPYIAYRYNPPQQNDDPPGPSSPLAPTGDASYWKSGEPYVFGNVIFAPPKVATSKGWDVSNDGLFQWTDDSTAIPDQAFQIAYICVKAGTSDNVLPSAAWPTTPGRVVADGTVVWEAVDNRRPLKSVRMTIRVKDQASDQIRQLTMNLSLTDD
- a CDS encoding prepilin-type N-terminal cleavage/methylation domain-containing protein, whose product is MRRSFLSQPSSTERRGVTLTEVLISMMIMSIGVIMVMSLFPIAALRTLQATQLTNATILRYNVEAVLSQTPELIFDPDRDGDYAEHVQTNAQRNYIVDGLGFYTYAQQFQEGVPSLSYPDGFEYFGNSGAASPVAVPGFSIPRFGGGLRTSGGADWTASTTVASALRLRAVSFNSHPDGWTTEIDTVASTVETDGTGIVGVKLAALTASDLQNVGSSEGLNTITPFVGMVPDPEQYRIVVFDADERISQAFPLTYLDLENGGTEIGGADNDIEASWSEAGVATPLDFNGNQRFDARYLPVEFNGVVGRVLLQSRRTSEFSTMLSVRRRADGDARSVDVVVRFKNGVDTKDEELFPANCLGGTYIIGVKNNGANQPRLKKGGFAFDVVNAVWYRITSVQEKPAFGGAGNFNWDVYDYRVTVETQIRKLESTGADSDDGVLQGNDTSTFGRVMFPTGVIEVYPLGFKEFPESLR